One Gemmatimonadota bacterium genomic window, CCGACGAATTGGCGTGCGAGACTTTTATTATGCGCAATAAGAAGGTGGATCTGGATATTACACCCGATATGCACACGGCAGCCGTGGCAGAGGTGGACTGCGCTATCGTGTTCGGGTTGCGGGCACCGCTGACGGGTTTTTTTACTGTCAATGATACGGTTGCTGATTACGTGCGTACGCATCCGGAAAAGATGATCGGTTTTGCTGCGATCTGCCCGACTGAAGACAACGCGCTTGAGGAGGTTGAGCGCGCGGTCAAAGAGCTGGGGTTGCGGGGCCTGAAGATGAGTCCGATCTACGGTGGGTGGGACCCATTGGATGCGAATGCGCTGGCTATTTTTGCAAGGGCGGAGGAGTACGGATTGCCCATTATGTTCCACCAGGGAGCGACTTTTCCGCGCAGGGCACCGCTGAAGTATGCTAATCCCATTCTGCTGGAGGAGATCGCGCTTCGATTTCCGGATCTGAAGATGATAATCGCCCATCTTGGGCA contains:
- a CDS encoding amidohydrolase, whose translation is MSKKGYRVDCHTHLWRYPGELTDELACETFIMRNKKVDLDITPDMHTAAVAEVDCAIVFGLRAPLTGFFTVNDTVADYVRTHPEKMIGFAAICPTEDNALEEVERAVKELGLRGLKMSPIYGGWDPLDANALAIFARAEEYGLPIMFHQGATFPRRAPLKYANPILLEEIALRFPDLKMIIAHLGHPWEAETIVLIRKQPNVFSDISGLFYRPWQFYNSLRLAVEYGVVDKLLFGTDYPVATFEETVEGLHHVVRLSHEMRLPPLPEDLPDQILYRDTLGLLGLSGPASR